The Methanosarcina acetivorans C2A genome includes the window CTCGGACCAGGAACCTGAAAATAGCAACCCCTGCAGCTCCAAGGCCTGTAATAAGTATTTTCAGCTCTCCAAGCTCCTTTTTGACTATTTTAAGAGCGTTCAGGAGCCCGGCAAATACGACAATGGCTGCCCCGTGCTGGTCGTCATGGATTACAGGAATGTCAAGCTCTTCACGCAGGCGACTCTCGATTTCGAAACAGCGGGGGGCACTGATATCTTCGAGGTTGATACCCCCGAAAGCCGGAGCCAGGTATTTTACCGCTTTTATCACTTCTTCGGTGTCCTGAGTGTTGAGACAGATCGGAAAAGCGTCTATGCCGGCAAATTCCTTGAAAATGATCGCCTTTCCTTCCATTACCGGCAGAGCTGCACACGGACCTATGTTTCCAAGCCCGAGCACTGCTGACCCGTCCGTTACAACAGCTACCGTATTTTTCTTGATAGTGTAAAGGTAAACAAGACTGGGATTCTCCTTTATTTTCCGGCATGGCTCAGCGACCCCGGGCGTATAGGCAACACTGAGGTCGTGGATTGTACGGAGGCGGACCTTGCTTTCAACTTCAAGTACGCCCCCAAGTCTCCTGTGCATGGCGAGCGATTCCTGATATAATGAAGCATGTATATCACTCTCATTTTCCGCGTCCTTTCCGGAGTCCTTTTGAGATTCTCCTCCGGAATTTTTCTCTCTATTTTCTTCCAGCTCTCTTTCCGAAGCTGAAACCGGGTAAATGTCTTTTATTCCGAAAACCCCCTGTTGTATTGTAGCAAACCATGTGTCTGGAGTGGGAAAGCTCCGGCTAAACTACCTGCACAAAATATAATGATACATTATGATTTATAGAAATATAATGATTTGTAAAAATAAGAGCCAAATTCAAGGGGAAATGTATCCGGAATAAAGAACTCAGGTCCGGCTTCAGTTCTGAATTTCAAAATTCAGATTTAATTCTAAAATTCAGATTTAATTCCAAAATTCAGATTTAATTCCAAAACTCAGATGTAATCCCAAAACTCAGATGTAATTCCAAAACTCGACAGGAGTCCCAAAACTCAATGACGAATTGTTCTTTTTTCCTCCCGATAATTTCCTCGGTTTTAATATTCCGCTTTCCAGAAAGACATATACCATTTCAGGAGAATTACTCTACATGCAGATTAAAGGTATTGCCCGTGATACTCTTGATTTTATCCTCGA containing:
- a CDS encoding NAD(P)-dependent malic enzyme, translating into MHRRLGGVLEVESKVRLRTIHDLSVAYTPGVAEPCRKIKENPSLVYLYTIKKNTVAVVTDGSAVLGLGNIGPCAALPVMEGKAIIFKEFAGIDAFPICLNTQDTEEVIKAVKYLAPAFGGINLEDISAPRCFEIESRLREELDIPVIHDDQHGAAIVVFAGLLNALKIVKKELGELKILITGLGAAGVAIFRFLVRAGADPAKILTCDSQGIVYEGREKDMNPIKAEIATLTNPGKLKGGLKEAFPGTDLFIGVSVGGIVTEEMISSMANDAIVMAMANPTPEIMPDAAKRAGARIVATGRSDFPNQLNNCLSFPGVFKGALGTCARKITPEMEMAAAHALANVVSVGELSEDYIIPEPLDKHVVPAVAKAVANASLESCAARRSLEDEL